In Sparus aurata chromosome 3, fSpaAur1.1, whole genome shotgun sequence, the following are encoded in one genomic region:
- the LOC115578491 gene encoding uncharacterized protein LOC115578491 isoform X1 — MGPRTGVAHSKEVKSAAGGRGGGRLRSCSDGSRYSRRDDSSSSPMLSNPKSGETQILEETGEHRGAAATRRTLHQEDVYSTSTAEPPLTDNTVKRSLITSQEQKGGESSPRGTLKFNVIQQVTATSFIQKQRRWKTHSGALVERKYLNHTENTPLSQSVSSANRYLRYER; from the exons ATGGGACCTCGAACAGGAG TGGCTCATTCGAAGGAGGTGAAGTCGGCGGCAGGAGGTCGGGGAGGAGGCCGGCTGAGGAGCTGCAGCGACGGCAGCAGATACAGCAGGAGAGAcgactcctcctcctcgcccaTGCTGTCCAACCCAAAATCAGGTGAAACACAAAT TCTTGAAGAGACCGGTGAGCACCGAGGAGCTGCAGCGACCAGGAGGACCCTACATCAAGAAGACGTTTACAGTACGTCGACAGCTGAACCTCCTCTGACTGATAACACAGTCAAGAGGAGTTTAATCACTTCTCAAGAACAAAAAGGAGGCGAATCGTCTCCACGAGGCACATTAAAGTTTAACGTTATCCAACAAGTCACCGCAACATCTTTTATTCAGAAGCAGCGGCGGTGGAAGACGCATTCAGGTGCTTTAGTGGAGCGAAAATACCTTAACCACACTGAAAATACTCCTTTAAGTCAGAGTGTGTCATCAGCAAACAGGTATTTAAGATATGAAAGATAA
- the LOC115578491 gene encoding DEP domain-containing mTOR-interacting protein-like isoform X2, whose protein sequence is MGPRTGVAHSKEVKSAAGGRGGGRLRSCSDGSRYSRRDDSSSSPMLSNPKSVLKRPVSTEELQRPGGPYIKKTFTIVGDAVGWGFVVRGNRPCHIQAVEPCGPAAAAGMKVCQFVVSVNGLNVLNLDYRTVSHLILTGPRTVVMEVMEETEH, encoded by the exons ATGGGACCTCGAACAGGAG TGGCTCATTCGAAGGAGGTGAAGTCGGCGGCAGGAGGTCGGGGAGGAGGCCGGCTGAGGAGCTGCAGCGACGGCAGCAGATACAGCAGGAGAGAcgactcctcctcctcgcccaTGCTGTCCAACCCAAAATCAG TCTTGAAGAGACCGGTGAGCACCGAGGAGCTGCAGCGACCAGGAGGACCCTACATCAAGAAGACGTTTACA ATTGTGGGCGATGCAGTCGGTTGGGGGTTCGTGGTGAGGGGGAACAGGCCGTGTCACATCCAGGCCGTGGAGCCCTGCGGCCCGGCTGCTGCGGCTGGGATGAAG GTTTGTCAGTTCGTGGTTTCGGTCAACGGGCTCAATGTTCTGAATCTGGACTACCGGACCGTCAGCCACCTGATCCTGACGGGACCCAGAacggtggtgatggaggtgatggaggagacggAGCACTGA